In the genome of Hymenobacter cellulosivorans, one region contains:
- a CDS encoding DNA-directed RNA polymerase subunit omega, which yields MKTPNNVSASIVTRNMSDFTHETGNVYESIAIISKRANQISVKLKEELNGKLAEFATTVDNLEEVFENREQIEISKHYERLPKPTNLAIEEFLEGKVTFRTLEEEALPTVRPTE from the coding sequence ATGAAAACTCCGAACAACGTCTCCGCTTCCATCGTGACCCGCAACATGTCGGATTTCACCCACGAAACCGGCAACGTATACGAGTCGATTGCCATCATCTCGAAGCGCGCCAACCAGATTTCGGTGAAGCTGAAGGAAGAGCTCAACGGCAAGCTGGCCGAGTTTGCCACCACGGTCGACAACCTGGAGGAAGTATTCGAAAACCGTGAGCAAATCGAGATTTCCAAGCACTACGAGCGTTTGCCCAAGCCCACCAACCTCGCCATTGAGGAGTTCCTGGAAGGCAAAGTGACGTTCCGTACCTTGGAAGAAGAGGCACTGCCCACGGTTCGCCCCACCGAATAA
- a CDS encoding outer membrane protein assembly factor BamD, with translation MLSFRPTFFVLLLSALLLGSCTGYQKLLKSGDVNKKYEAAVQYYDKGDFFKAGTLLEDLIPLLKGRPEAEKAQFYFANTNYRQRNYVLSAYYFRSFADTYPNSQYAEEANFLHAKSLFRDSPEFELDQTNTYSALESIQDFLNRYPSSQFRPEAENMSQELQKKLENKAFQSAKLYYNIRYYQSAVTAFSSFQQQYPASSFNEEAAFLKLSAQYDLARESVPEKQRERYLEVLSFYQNFIDNYPQSRNLKAAENMYSTSREEIAKIKPADTAAK, from the coding sequence ATGCTGTCTTTTCGCCCTACCTTTTTTGTTCTGCTACTGAGTGCGTTGCTGCTTGGCTCGTGCACTGGCTACCAAAAGCTGCTCAAAAGCGGCGACGTCAACAAGAAGTACGAGGCCGCCGTGCAGTACTACGATAAAGGCGATTTCTTCAAGGCCGGCACGCTGCTGGAAGATTTGATTCCGCTGCTGAAAGGCCGCCCGGAGGCTGAAAAAGCCCAGTTCTACTTCGCCAACACCAACTACCGGCAGCGCAATTACGTGCTGAGCGCCTACTACTTCCGCTCGTTTGCCGATACCTACCCTAACTCGCAGTACGCCGAGGAAGCCAACTTCCTGCACGCCAAGTCCCTGTTCCGCGACTCGCCCGAGTTTGAGCTGGACCAGACCAACACCTACTCGGCCCTGGAGTCGATTCAGGACTTTCTGAACCGCTACCCCAGCAGCCAGTTCCGGCCCGAAGCCGAAAATATGTCGCAGGAGCTGCAGAAGAAGCTAGAGAATAAAGCCTTCCAGAGCGCCAAGCTTTACTACAACATTCGCTATTACCAGTCGGCCGTTACGGCGTTTTCCTCGTTTCAGCAGCAGTATCCAGCCTCTTCCTTTAATGAAGAAGCTGCTTTCCTGAAGCTGAGCGCCCAGTACGACCTGGCCCGGGAAAGCGTGCCGGAGAAGCAACGGGAGCGGTATTTGGAAGTTTTGTCCTTCTACCAGAACTTCATCGACAACTACCCCCAGAGCCGCAACCTCAAGGCGGCCGAAAACATGTACAGCACTTCCCGCGAGGAAATTGCCAAAATCAAACCGGCCGACACCGCCGCGAAGTAA
- a CDS encoding OstA-like protein gives MLLAGLPAFSQAQQRPRPATPPTPTPGQRIELLPGTQRLVGGTFNGVEIRKLIGNVSFKQGTTLLFCDSAYQYLEKNALEAFSNVRIIQNDTITITGDHATYDGDTRKARMTGNVVMRDPRMTLTTTVLDYDLNKNLAYYSTGGHLVDPENTLDSQFGYYNTTSKVFSFKRNVKLVTKENTIDTDTLQYNTLSKVAYFFGPTRITGKQGNLYAENGTYNTITKVSNFQRNAKIETPNYLLGGDKLVYDEVRQYGVATGHVSMTSKKDNIVLRGDVGKYWRGLGRTKVYGSSPVMRNISDGDTLYMSADTLVSVEGRPPKNAAGVLYAYPKVKIFRKDLQGRCDSLTYDRGDSIIYLNKRPVLWSDNNQLTADSMEIRQRRKKIDQMRLYANSFIIGQDTILNYNQVKGRNMVAYFVDNKIKKVDVLGNAESLYYALEGDTAVTGLNKAVSANMALRFADNKLQTISFLTNPDASFIPPHELKPEDEKLKGFTWRATERPTRRAVLGKHFPLPVKAKPKTKSKAKPAVKTKSKSAPKAKTIPAKTAPKPAVRPAPKPQAPAARVGR, from the coding sequence TTGCTTCTCGCCGGTCTGCCGGCTTTCAGCCAGGCCCAGCAGCGCCCGAGGCCGGCTACTCCGCCCACGCCGACGCCCGGTCAGCGCATTGAGCTGCTACCCGGCACCCAACGGCTGGTGGGCGGCACCTTCAACGGCGTCGAAATCCGCAAGCTAATTGGCAACGTGAGCTTCAAGCAGGGTACTACGCTGCTTTTCTGCGACTCGGCCTACCAGTACCTGGAGAAAAACGCGCTGGAAGCCTTCAGCAACGTGCGCATCATCCAGAACGACACCATTACCATTACCGGCGACCATGCCACCTACGACGGCGACACCCGCAAGGCCCGCATGACCGGCAACGTGGTGATGCGCGACCCGCGCATGACGCTGACCACGACGGTACTCGACTACGACCTGAACAAAAACCTGGCGTACTACAGCACTGGTGGCCACCTCGTCGACCCGGAAAATACGCTCGACAGTCAGTTTGGCTACTACAATACGACCTCGAAGGTTTTCAGCTTCAAGCGCAACGTAAAGCTGGTGACCAAGGAAAATACCATTGATACTGATACGCTGCAGTACAACACCTTATCCAAGGTTGCCTACTTCTTCGGACCTACCCGCATTACCGGCAAGCAGGGTAACCTCTACGCCGAAAACGGTACCTACAACACCATTACCAAGGTTTCCAACTTCCAGCGCAACGCCAAGATTGAAACCCCAAACTACCTGCTCGGCGGCGACAAACTCGTGTACGACGAGGTGCGCCAGTACGGTGTAGCTACCGGCCACGTCTCGATGACCTCCAAAAAGGACAACATCGTGCTGCGTGGTGATGTGGGCAAGTACTGGCGGGGCCTAGGCCGCACCAAGGTGTACGGCAGCAGCCCGGTGATGCGCAACATCTCCGACGGTGACACGCTTTATATGTCGGCCGATACGCTGGTGAGCGTGGAAGGGCGCCCGCCCAAAAATGCGGCCGGCGTGCTGTATGCCTATCCCAAGGTAAAAATCTTCCGCAAGGACCTACAGGGCCGCTGCGACTCGCTGACCTACGACCGGGGCGACTCGATTATCTACCTCAACAAGCGCCCAGTGCTGTGGTCGGATAACAACCAGCTTACGGCCGACAGCATGGAAATCCGGCAGCGGCGCAAGAAGATTGACCAGATGCGGCTGTACGCCAACTCATTCATCATCGGTCAAGACACGATTCTGAACTACAACCAGGTCAAAGGCCGCAACATGGTGGCTTACTTCGTTGACAACAAAATAAAAAAAGTGGATGTGCTTGGCAACGCCGAGAGCCTCTACTATGCTCTTGAGGGGGATACGGCCGTTACGGGCCTCAACAAAGCCGTCAGTGCCAACATGGCCCTGCGCTTCGCCGACAATAAGCTCCAGACGATTTCCTTTCTGACCAATCCCGACGCTAGCTTTATTCCGCCCCACGAGCTCAAGCCCGAGGATGAAAAGCTCAAGGGCTTCACCTGGCGGGCCACGGAACGCCCCACCCGGCGCGCGGTGTTAGGCAAGCACTTCCCGCTGCCAGTGAAAGCCAAGCCCAAAACCAAGTCTAAGGCCAAACCGGCCGTCAAAACTAAGTCCAAATCCGCTCCGAAGGCGAAAACTATACCCGCCAAAACTGCTCCGAAGCCAGCCGTTCGGCCCGCGCCCAAGCCCCAGGCTCCCGCCGCGCGGGTCGGCCGATAA
- a CDS encoding phosphopantothenoylcysteine decarboxylase translates to MRVLITAGPTYEPIDPVRFIGNHSTGKMGYALAEAFAEQGAHVTLISGPTNLPNPASALIQTTRVQTAAEMYQAAAAAAPAADVWVFAAAVADYRPQEVAQNKIKKDGETLTLELVKNVDIAGTLGKTKRPEQFSVGFALETNDEEAHARGKLQRKNFDLIVLNSLRDPGAGFRHDTNKVTLLDAAGQMTIFELKPKAAVAHDIVQTVLARFPLRNA, encoded by the coding sequence ATGCGCGTCTTAATTACGGCGGGGCCGACTTACGAGCCTATCGACCCGGTTCGGTTTATTGGCAACCATAGCACCGGCAAAATGGGCTACGCCCTGGCCGAGGCCTTTGCCGAGCAAGGCGCGCACGTCACCCTGATCAGTGGCCCCACGAACCTGCCAAACCCCGCTAGTGCGCTGATACAAACCACGCGGGTACAAACGGCCGCCGAAATGTACCAGGCCGCCGCTGCGGCTGCTCCCGCTGCCGACGTCTGGGTGTTTGCCGCTGCCGTAGCCGATTACCGGCCCCAGGAAGTGGCGCAGAACAAAATCAAGAAGGACGGCGAAACGCTGACGCTGGAGCTGGTGAAGAACGTGGACATTGCCGGCACGCTGGGGAAAACCAAGCGGCCTGAACAATTTTCCGTGGGTTTTGCGTTGGAGACCAATGACGAGGAAGCTCACGCCCGGGGCAAGCTGCAGCGCAAGAACTTCGACCTGATTGTGCTCAACTCCCTGCGTGACCCGGGGGCCGGCTTCCGCCACGACACCAACAAAGTGACGCTGCTCGATGCCGCGGGCCAAATGACTATCTTTGAGTTGAAGCCCAAGGCCGCCGTGGCCCACGATATTGTCCAGACTGTTCTTGCTCGCTTTCCCCTCCGCAATGCGTAA
- a CDS encoding flavoprotein — protein MPLQGRKIILGVCGSIAAYKSAMLVRLLVKAGAEVQVILTASAAAFVTPLTLGTLSKKPVLTGFLRDEAAGQWHNHVELGLWADALVIAPASANTVAQLANGHCPNLLAAVYLSARCPVFLAPAMDLDMYVHPAVIHNFERLRSFGNHVLESPVGELASGLSGPGRMLEPEDIAAELDRFFQ, from the coding sequence ATGCCGCTGCAAGGCCGCAAAATCATCTTGGGCGTATGCGGCAGTATTGCCGCCTACAAATCCGCCATGTTGGTGCGGCTGCTGGTAAAGGCCGGCGCCGAGGTGCAAGTCATTCTGACGGCCTCGGCGGCGGCCTTTGTCACGCCCCTTACGCTGGGCACACTCTCCAAAAAGCCCGTCCTGACGGGCTTTTTGCGTGACGAAGCTGCCGGGCAGTGGCACAACCACGTGGAGCTGGGCCTCTGGGCCGACGCGCTGGTTATTGCCCCGGCCAGTGCTAATACCGTAGCTCAGCTAGCCAACGGCCACTGCCCCAACCTGCTGGCAGCCGTGTACCTCTCGGCTCGCTGCCCCGTGTTTCTGGCCCCAGCCATGGACCTGGACATGTACGTGCACCCGGCCGTGATCCACAACTTCGAGCGCCTGCGCAGCTTCGGCAACCACGTGCTGGAGTCGCCGGTAGGGGAGCTGGCCAGTGGGCTGTCGGGACCTGGCCGCATGCTGGAGCCCGAGGACATAGCAGCCGAGCTGGACCGGTTTTTTCAGTGA